The following are from one region of the Nymphaea colorata isolate Beijing-Zhang1983 chromosome 7, ASM883128v2, whole genome shotgun sequence genome:
- the LOC116257156 gene encoding mitogen-activated protein kinase kinase kinase 18-like yields the protein MVAMEAMASGWSRGATIGRGSSATVSLATLHHSGSLFAIKSAQLPVAAQLRREHSILASISSPHIVRCLGADVTREGGSEFYNLFMEYFPRGTLCDEIRRQGGRLPEPEIRRHARSVLLGLRYLHGIGIVHRDIKGSNLLLGKDDDVRIGDLGCASRTGVDGDGGGLAGTPLFMAPEVARGQSQGSAADVWALGCTVVEMATGRPPWAGDVTDPVSALYRIGCTNAVPEVPENLSEEGQDFLGKCFCRNPSERWTADQLLQHPFVSKVKEVDIEGKPAFDSPKSILDRDLWDSLESRSTQMASENDSMPVLAPAPTAAGRIRSLFSPASRRPDWSWGENWVCVRAKAPENLSMPSISGEPDFEEPAIESTTGRDIDANSIGVENSAILNDGGLAKVIDGAVDSIHSVEIGTVDDYLIKMQLIEISSKLSLSLSLSLSLYIYIYIFVRMQ from the coding sequence ATGGTAGCAATGGAAGCGATGGCTTCAGGCTGGAGCAGAGGAGCAACCATAGGCCGCGGCTCCTCCGCCACCGTCTCCCTCGCCACCCTCCACCACTCCGGCTCGCTCTTCGCCATCAAGTCGGCCCAGCTCCCAGTCGCCGCTCAACTCCGCCGCGAGCACTCCATCCTCGCTTCCATTTCCTCCCCCCACATCGTCCGCTGCCTCGGCGCCGACGTCACCCGCGAAGGTGGCAGCGAGTTCTACAACCTCTTCATGGAGTACTTCCCCCGCGGCACGCTCTGCGACGAGATCAGGCGGCAGGGCGGCCGCCTGCCGGAGCCGGAGATCAGGCGCCACGCGAGGTCGGTGTTGCTGGGTCTTCGTTACCTCCACGGGATTGGAATCGTGCACCGCGACATCAAGGGGAGCAATTTGCTCCTAGGCAAGGACGATGACGTCAGGATTGGCGACCTCGGCTGCGCGTCGCGGACGGGCGTCGACGGGGACGGGGGAGGCTTGGCGGGCACGCCTCTTTTCATGGCGCCCGAGGTGGCCAGGGGGCAAAGCCAAGGGAGCGCGGCCGACGTCTGGGCGCTGGGCTGCACTGTGGTGGAGATGGCCACGGGGCGGCCTCCTTGGGCCGGGGACGTCACCGACCCTGTCTCGGCTCTGTACCGGATTGGGTGCACGAACGCGGTCCCGGAGGTGCCGGAGAATTTGTCGGAGGAAGGGCAGGATTTTCTCGGGAAGTGTTTCTGCCGTAATCCGTCGGAGAGGTGGACGGCAGACCAGCTGCTGCAACACCCTTTCGTCAGTAAAGTGAAGGAGGTGGACATCGAGGGGAAGCCAGCTTTCGACTCACCCAAGAGCATTCTTGATCGTGATCTTTGGGATTCTCTAGAAAGCCGCAGCACTCAAATGGCAAGCGAAAACGATTCCATGCCGGTTCTTGCCCCTGCGCCTACTGCCGCCGGTCGAATCAGGTCGTTGTTTTCTCCGGCTTCTCGGCGGCCAGATTGGTCTTGGGGGGAGAATTGGGTTTGCGTAAGGGCAAAGGCGCCGGAGAATTTGTCAATGCCGAGTATTTCAGGCGAGCCGGATTTTGAAGAGCCGGCAATTGAATCCACCACCGGCAGGGATATTGATGCCAACTCGATTGGGGTGGAAAATTCAGCAATTCTCAACGATGGCGGGCTGGCAAAAGTAATTGATGGTGCCGTCGATTCCATTCATTCCGTTGAAATTGGAACTGTTGATGATTATTTGATTAAAATGCAATTaattgaaatttcttcaaaactctctctctctctctctctctctctctccctatatatatatatatatatatttgtgagaATGCAGTAA
- the LOC116257157 gene encoding mitogen-activated protein kinase kinase kinase 18-like has product MASGWSRGATIGRGSSATVFLATLHNSGALFAVKSAQLSAAAQLLREHFILSSLSSPHIVRSLGADVTREGGSEFYNLFMEYFPSGTLCDEIRRQGGRLTEPEIRRHSRSVLLGLRYLHGIGIVHRDIKGSNLLVGRDGEVRIGDLGCASRIGVAAEEGGLAGTPLFMAPEVARGQSQGTAADVWALGCTVVEMATGRPPWAGDVTDPVSALYRIGCTDAVPETPENLSEEGQDFLRKCFSRNPSERWTAEQLLQHPFVSKVKEVDIDGKPVCDSPKSILDRALWDSLESRSAQTGSETNHSMPVLAPAPTAAGRIKALFSPASRRPDWSSGDNWLSVRENASENSPAPSISGESDFEEPAIESTTGRVVEDDPIGVGKSVTLSDGVQAKVIDALSWIDNAIDSILPVKHETVVHNLFTMKLIEIPF; this is encoded by the coding sequence ATGGCCTCAGGCTGGAGCAGAGGAGCCACCATTGGCCGCGGCTCTTCCGCCACCGTCTTTCTCGCCACCCTCCACAACTCCGGCGCCCTCTTCGCCGTCAAGTCCGCGCAGCTTTCCGCCGCCGCCCAACTCCTCCGCGAGCACTTCATCCTCTCCTCCCTTTCCTCCCCCCACATCGTCCGCAGCCTCGGCGCCGACGTCACCCGGGAAGGTGGAAGCGAGTTCTACAACCTCTTCATGGAGTACTTCCCCAGCGGCACGCTCTGCGACGAGATCAGGCGCCAGGGCGGCCGGTTAACCGAGCCGGAGATCAGGCGGCACTCGAGATCGGTGCTGCTGGGCCTCCGCTACCTGCACGGGATTGGAATCGTGCACCGCGACATCAAGGGGAGCAATTTGCTCGTGGGCAGGGACGGCGAGGTCAGGATTGGCGACCTCGGCTGCGCGTCGCGGATTGGCGTTGCCGCCGAGGAGGGCGGCTTGGCGGGCACGCCGCTTTTCATGGCGCCGGAGGTGGCCAGGGGGCAGAGCCAGGGTACCGCGGCCGATGTTTGGGCGCTGGGATGCACTGTGGTGGAGATGGCCACGGGGCGGCCTCCTTGGGCCGGGGACGTCACCGACCCGGTCTCTGCTCTTTACCGGATTGGGTGCACGGACGCCGTCCCAGAGACGCCGGAGAATTTGTCGGAGGAAGGACAAGATTTTCTCCGGAAGTGTTTCTCCCGGAATCCGTCGGAGAGGTGGACGGCGGAGCAGCTGCTGCAACACCCCTTCGTCAGCAAAGTGAAGGAGGTGGACATCGATGGGAAGCCAGTTTGCGACTCACCCAAGAGCATTCTTGATCGTGCTCTTTGGGATTCTCTAGAAAGCCGCAGCGCTCAAACGGGAAGCGAAACGAACCATTCCATGCCGGTTCTTGCCCCTGCGCCTACTGCCGCCGGTCGAATCAAAGCCTTGTTTTCTCCGGCTTCTCGGCGGCCAGATTGGTCTTCGGGGGACAATTGGCTATCTGTAAGGGAAAACGCGTCGGAGAATTCGCCAGCGCCGAGCATTTCAGGAGAGTCAGATTTTGAGGAGCCGGCAATTGAATCGACCACCGGCAGGGTGGTTGAGGACGACCCAATTGGGGTGGGGAAATCAGTAACTCTAAGCGATGGCGTGCAGGCAAAAGTAATTGATGCTCTGTCATGGATCGACAATGCCATTGATTCCATTCTTCCTGTTAAACATGAAACTGTTGTTCATAATTTGTTTACAATGAAATTAATTGAAATTcctttc